In Numidum massiliense, a single genomic region encodes these proteins:
- a CDS encoding enoyl-CoA hydratase/isomerase family protein: MEQATILYERMGKVCWVTLNRPHVLNSLSLEMIHSLYDQMKQWANDPDVALVILKGAGQKGLCAGGDIRALYDRGKSGDKSLAREFFSTEYALDRTIHEFPKPMLVYMDGIVMGGGVGLATGCSHRVVTEKTKWAMPEANIGFFPDVGASYFLNKMPGATGRYLSMTSTVISGSDAIYSGMADYYLPSEQWEGLTKAIRTQQWTAETAAAELDRLLEVHCTPPPAPALAEKQAAIDRHFGHDTVEAIVASLQEAADEGDTWANETKGKLLAKAPTSLKVMLEQLRQGIGKSLAECLAMELNIALNFMTHDDFYEGVRAVLVDKDNRPAWQPVSLDAVSKDKVASFFAPVDADGSQ, encoded by the coding sequence ATGGAACAAGCGACGATCTTATACGAACGCATGGGGAAGGTCTGCTGGGTGACACTCAACCGCCCGCACGTACTCAACTCACTCAGTCTAGAAATGATTCACAGTTTATACGACCAGATGAAACAGTGGGCGAACGACCCCGACGTCGCCCTCGTCATTTTAAAAGGCGCGGGGCAGAAAGGTTTATGCGCAGGCGGCGACATCCGCGCCCTGTACGATCGCGGCAAATCAGGCGACAAATCGCTGGCACGCGAGTTTTTTTCAACCGAATATGCACTAGATCGCACCATCCACGAGTTCCCGAAACCGATGCTCGTCTACATGGACGGCATCGTCATGGGCGGTGGCGTCGGCTTAGCCACTGGCTGCAGCCATCGCGTCGTGACCGAAAAGACGAAGTGGGCCATGCCCGAAGCGAACATCGGCTTTTTCCCTGATGTCGGTGCCAGTTACTTTTTGAACAAAATGCCTGGGGCAACGGGTCGCTATTTGTCGATGACGTCGACGGTTATTTCCGGTAGCGACGCCATTTATAGCGGCATGGCCGACTACTATTTACCGAGCGAACAGTGGGAAGGTCTTACGAAAGCTATTCGCACCCAGCAGTGGACAGCGGAAACAGCCGCCGCTGAACTCGATCGCCTCTTAGAGGTGCACTGTACGCCTCCGCCAGCCCCCGCGCTCGCCGAAAAACAAGCGGCGATCGACCGTCACTTTGGCCACGATACCGTCGAAGCGATTGTCGCCTCGCTGCAAGAAGCAGCCGACGAAGGCGACACTTGGGCAAACGAGACGAAGGGCAAACTGTTAGCCAAAGCGCCGACTTCGTTAAAAGTGATGTTGGAACAGCTACGCCAGGGCATTGGCAAGTCGCTTGCCGAATGTTTGGCGATGGAACTAAACATTGCACTAAACTTCATGACGCACGACGATTTTTATGAAGGCGTCCGCGCCGTGCTCGTCGACAAAGACAACCGCCCCGCGTGGCAACCTGTGTCGCTCGATGCGGTTTCGAAGGATAAGGTCGCCTCCTTCTTCGCGCCTGTCGATGCAGACGGTAGCCAGTGA
- a CDS encoding OsmC family protein yields the protein MKLRMKENGFVTETGFGELAISGDEAYGFRPFQLMAASIAGCSAGVLRKVLEKMRLSVSDIHVSVDVARNEAEANRIEKIHLHFVVKGEQLKQEKVVKAMEVAKKNCAMVQSVSGRIVVTETCEVVSA from the coding sequence GTGAAGTTGAGGATGAAGGAAAACGGGTTTGTGACGGAGACGGGATTCGGGGAATTGGCGATTTCGGGGGACGAGGCGTACGGTTTCCGCCCTTTTCAACTAATGGCAGCGTCGATCGCCGGTTGTAGCGCCGGCGTGTTAAGAAAAGTATTAGAGAAAATGCGACTGTCGGTGAGTGACATTCACGTGTCGGTCGACGTTGCGCGGAACGAAGCGGAAGCAAACCGCATTGAGAAGATCCACCTCCACTTCGTCGTCAAAGGTGAACAGTTAAAGCAGGAGAAAGTCGTTAAGGCGATGGAAGTGGCGAAAAAAAATTGTGCGATGGTGCAGTCGGTGAGTGGCAGGATCGTCGTGACGGAGACGTGCGAAGTCGTTTCAGCGTGA
- a CDS encoding IS3 family transposase, which translates to MEVADKWISKGYPIQTVLRIVHVPRSTYYYQKHYRVKEKKVSGGRPAPGYSFTNSGQKVSDEQIKEWLMELVSGDGYAYGYRKLTVALRSTYDLVINKKKVYRLCKRLGILLPQRRKRIRHPRRLARNRLVERSNELWETDIKYGYIAGENRFFFLLSYIDVYDRSIIDYHVGLACEGQDAVQVLQRALSTRGLQEAQEKPIIRTDNGPQFVSKVFEEACEHYGCEHERIPPNTPNKNAHIEAFHRIVEDECFNKYSFETYEEAYRTVIGFMDFYNNRRIHGSIGDMSPAQFFHAHQTSSLRTKAVRL; encoded by the coding sequence ATTGAAGTAGCGGACAAGTGGATTTCTAAGGGATACCCGATCCAAACCGTTTTACGGATTGTCCACGTACCGCGTTCCACCTATTACTATCAGAAACACTATCGGGTGAAGGAGAAGAAAGTAAGTGGGGGGAGACCGGCACCAGGTTACTCCTTCACAAACAGCGGGCAAAAAGTGTCCGACGAACAAATTAAAGAATGGCTTATGGAGCTCGTCTCGGGTGATGGCTACGCGTATGGGTACCGAAAATTAACGGTGGCGCTCCGTTCGACGTACGATTTAGTCATTAATAAGAAAAAAGTGTACCGTCTCTGCAAACGGTTAGGCATCTTACTGCCGCAGCGACGGAAGCGAATCCGCCACCCTAGGCGCCTTGCACGTAACCGCCTCGTTGAGCGATCGAATGAGCTGTGGGAAACAGACATCAAGTATGGGTACATTGCCGGAGAAAACCGCTTTTTCTTCCTGCTTTCCTACATTGACGTTTATGACCGTTCGATTATTGACTATCATGTTGGATTAGCTTGCGAAGGTCAAGACGCTGTTCAGGTGCTACAACGAGCGCTTTCGACACGCGGGCTTCAGGAGGCACAAGAAAAGCCGATCATCCGGACGGACAATGGTCCACAGTTCGTATCTAAAGTATTCGAAGAAGCTTGTGAACACTACGGTTGTGAGCACGAACGTATTCCGCCGAACACACCGAATAAAAATGCCCATATTGAGGCGTTTCATCGGATCGTTGAGGACGAATGCTTCAACAAGTATTCCTTTGAGACGTACGAGGAAGCATATCGTACCGTCATAGGCTTTATGGACTTTTATAACAACCGCCGCATACACGGTAGTATTGGGGACATGAGCCCCGCGCAGTTTTTCCATGCGCATCAAACATCTTCGTTGCGCACGAAAGCCGTTCGACTCTGA
- a CDS encoding LOG family protein → MKRICVFSGSNVGNKAEYEQLAVALGNEIATRQYGLVYGGSQVGLMGRLANAVLTQGGEVIGVMPRGLFRGEIVHDQLTELIEVTTMHERKAKMSELADAFIALPGGYGTFEELFEAICWSQIGIHQKPIGLLNIAGFYDPLVQMVSQAVAAEFIHPEHAKLFVVAAEPQSLIEKMLHFQRPQQVNKWRELDD, encoded by the coding sequence GTGAAACGCATATGTGTATTTTCTGGTTCCAATGTAGGCAATAAAGCGGAATACGAGCAACTGGCGGTCGCCCTCGGGAATGAAATCGCGACGCGCCAATACGGACTCGTTTACGGTGGCTCCCAAGTTGGGCTCATGGGGCGCCTCGCGAATGCAGTACTTACCCAAGGTGGTGAAGTGATCGGCGTCATGCCGCGGGGCTTGTTTCGCGGCGAAATCGTGCACGACCAATTAACTGAACTCATCGAAGTAACGACGATGCACGAACGAAAAGCAAAAATGAGCGAATTAGCCGATGCGTTCATCGCTTTACCTGGTGGCTACGGCACATTCGAGGAACTATTCGAAGCAATTTGCTGGTCCCAAATCGGCATTCACCAAAAACCGATTGGCCTGTTAAATATCGCCGGCTTTTACGATCCGCTCGTGCAGATGGTTTCACAAGCAGTGGCGGCAGAGTTCATCCATCCGGAACACGCCAAACTTTTCGTCGTCGCCGCCGAGCCACAGTCACTAATCGAAAAAATGCTTCACTTCCAGCGGCCACAGCAAGTGAACAAATGGCGTGAGTTGGACGATTGA
- a CDS encoding FeoB-associated Cys-rich membrane protein: protein MLASIVLGVVILGYSAWALVRFVKKSKQGACAACSIKDSCQKSDCCSMAGQTVEPDGR, encoded by the coding sequence GTGCTCGCGAGTATCGTGCTCGGGGTAGTCATTTTAGGGTATTCGGCCTGGGCGCTCGTACGCTTTGTGAAAAAAAGTAAGCAAGGGGCTTGTGCCGCTTGTTCGATTAAAGACTCCTGTCAAAAAAGTGATTGCTGCAGCATGGCAGGGCAGACAGTGGAGCCTGACGGAAGATGA
- a CDS encoding transposase produces MKRRQFTKEFKIQVAKEAMEVGNQALVARRYDLGSNLLNRWVREYKDGHYGDVPIESAQPREFSDLAQENDQLKRLLGEKDLEIAILRDLVKKQHPHLLKRLK; encoded by the coding sequence ATGAAACGCCGTCAGTTCACCAAGGAATTTAAAATCCAAGTCGCAAAGGAAGCCATGGAGGTTGGTAACCAAGCGCTAGTTGCTCGCCGCTATGATCTCGGTTCTAACTTGCTTAACCGATGGGTTCGCGAATATAAGGACGGGCACTACGGGGACGTCCCGATCGAATCCGCCCAACCACGCGAATTCAGTGATCTTGCTCAGGAAAATGATCAGCTAAAACGGTTGTTGGGCGAAAAGGATTTAGAAATTGCCATTTTGCGTGATCTTGTAAAAAAGCAGCACCCTCACTTGCTGAAAAGATTGAAGTAG
- a CDS encoding GntR family transcriptional regulator, whose protein sequence is MEIFVRRDDIPLYKQVYEWIKHNIDENEWTPGTQLPPEPVLSKDLGVSRQTLRQALQLLIDEGLLYRQQGKGTFVQKRRSQYELTILTSFSEQMRARGKQPSSKVIEIQSNIRPDQKMQLQLGLTSRNRLLKIVRLRLADETPMSLETVYIEENVCPGLAEQDLAKQSLYNLVEDVYRLSISYGSISLDAEKASPAEAELLQVEPFSSILYMECLNYTHNSRPLFITHAKYPKERYIFTVNMPRRQVRRS, encoded by the coding sequence ATGGAAATATTTGTACGTAGGGACGACATTCCTCTATATAAACAAGTATACGAGTGGATCAAACACAACATTGACGAAAACGAATGGACACCTGGTACCCAATTACCGCCTGAACCGGTTTTGAGTAAAGATCTCGGTGTCAGTCGGCAAACGTTGCGTCAAGCACTGCAGCTGTTAATTGATGAGGGGCTTTTGTATCGCCAACAAGGGAAAGGGACGTTCGTGCAAAAACGGCGTTCCCAATATGAACTGACGATTTTAACGAGTTTTTCCGAGCAGATGCGCGCCAGAGGTAAACAGCCTTCCTCGAAGGTCATCGAGATCCAGTCAAATATTCGACCGGATCAAAAAATGCAACTGCAGCTCGGGTTAACTTCCCGCAATCGGCTACTGAAAATCGTTCGTTTGCGTTTGGCAGATGAAACGCCGATGTCTTTAGAGACGGTATATATTGAGGAAAACGTATGTCCAGGGCTCGCTGAACAAGATTTGGCGAAGCAGTCTTTGTACAATTTGGTTGAAGATGTGTATCGTCTGTCGATCAGCTATGGTAGTATTTCTCTCGATGCTGAAAAAGCGTCGCCAGCAGAGGCAGAATTACTGCAGGTTGAGCCTTTTTCCTCCATTTTGTATATGGAGTGCCTCAACTATACACACAATTCGCGTCCTTTATTTATCACTCATGCGAAGTATCCGAAAGAACGGTACATTTTTACTGTGAACATGCCCCGTCGGCAAGTACGTCGCAGTTAA
- a CDS encoding PTS sugar transporter, translated as MSSKRIAILGSSGGNLYSLGGDDPVKLLQEIHTQCEAANVEIGIVQFIGAKASMDNIKETTPATLYVWDAQTQTAQATFSGTLKEVNEKVGQVDQRVASEIDAGRIDGIVLMSADPNGANREAIAAAIKQRVPIVGTGGTSMATTSSKGGNVIATSGTTGTTNRTRAVSFISSLSKHWGISYRPAIGQSSKGSAADNPLKRIQFRGIMLAALPAFISLALILALSKIPGLESLGDVFDILIKALPVVLAAIAARQISGLDEIAIVAGIVAGVLSVDGGIIGGIVAGILAGILVNYLFQKCVRWNFPTTTVNIVAGGLSGIIAGLFVYFLIAPLALQAGVLIRAAIEYTIALSPILAGLVAGLLIWPAILGGVYHAAILPIVLLEMEKTGNSFLGAVDMCGLVMVSAGITLANMVAPRKKGEATLAAPGFLINMGFGTFVEAAYPFMFSNKIVFAGAIGSAGLAGMLVGLFDVRGTAYVPSLVSPFLSNNVIGQVIAMAGGFICSFVITFIANKISKNKPESNEE; from the coding sequence TTGAGTAGCAAAAGGATCGCCATCTTGGGAAGCAGTGGGGGAAACTTGTATAGTCTCGGTGGAGATGATCCGGTAAAGTTGTTGCAAGAAATTCATACGCAGTGTGAAGCGGCTAACGTTGAAATCGGTATCGTGCAGTTTATCGGAGCAAAAGCGTCGATGGATAATATTAAGGAGACGACACCGGCGACACTATATGTGTGGGATGCTCAAACACAAACGGCCCAGGCGACGTTTTCGGGTACACTCAAGGAAGTGAACGAAAAGGTTGGACAAGTCGATCAAAGGGTTGCGAGCGAAATCGACGCTGGGCGAATTGATGGCATTGTGTTAATGAGTGCAGACCCTAACGGTGCGAACCGTGAAGCGATTGCAGCAGCGATTAAACAGCGCGTGCCGATTGTCGGAACAGGTGGTACGTCCATGGCGACAACGAGTTCTAAAGGCGGCAATGTGATCGCTACCTCGGGAACGACGGGAACGACGAACCGCACGCGCGCTGTCTCTTTTATTAGCTCGCTCAGTAAGCATTGGGGAATAAGTTACCGACCGGCGATTGGTCAATCGTCTAAAGGTAGCGCGGCGGACAACCCGTTAAAGCGAATTCAATTTAGGGGAATTATGTTAGCAGCGTTACCGGCGTTTATTTCCCTAGCGCTCATTCTCGCTCTAAGCAAAATACCTGGATTAGAAAGTTTAGGTGACGTGTTTGATATTTTGATCAAAGCGTTGCCAGTCGTGTTAGCTGCGATCGCCGCAAGACAAATATCCGGTTTAGACGAAATCGCGATCGTGGCCGGGATTGTGGCCGGTGTGTTATCTGTCGACGGCGGGATCATTGGCGGGATCGTCGCCGGTATTCTCGCCGGTATTCTCGTAAACTACTTGTTTCAAAAGTGCGTGCGCTGGAACTTCCCGACTACGACCGTTAATATTGTCGCTGGCGGGCTATCGGGGATTATTGCGGGATTGTTTGTTTACTTTCTCATCGCACCGCTGGCGCTGCAAGCAGGCGTATTAATTCGGGCAGCGATTGAATATACGATCGCTTTAAGCCCAATCTTGGCGGGCCTTGTCGCGGGGCTACTCATTTGGCCAGCTATTCTTGGCGGTGTGTATCACGCAGCAATCTTACCGATCGTGTTGTTAGAAATGGAAAAGACAGGTAATAGCTTTCTCGGTGCCGTCGATATGTGCGGGCTAGTCATGGTGTCAGCAGGAATTACGTTAGCAAACATGGTCGCACCGCGTAAAAAAGGGGAAGCGACGTTAGCAGCACCCGGATTTTTAATCAATATGGGATTCGGAACATTCGTCGAAGCGGCCTATCCCTTTATGTTTTCTAACAAAATCGTCTTTGCTGGTGCGATCGGCTCCGCAGGTTTAGCGGGTATGCTCGTTGGATTATTCGATGTGAGAGGTACCGCCTACGTGCCGTCGCTCGTATCACCTTTCTTATCTAACAATGTCATCGGACAAGTTATAGCGATGGCTGGCGGATTTATTTGTTCATTTGTCATTACGTTCATTGCAAATAAAATAAGCAAAAATAAACCAGAATCTAATGAGGAGTGA
- a CDS encoding MazG nucleotide pyrophosphohydrolase domain-containing protein, which produces MSINESKVWIENFYKQRKWSEYGPFERVTFLMEEVGEIAQAVRAYEIGRDRPDEHAKTLQELEDDLREECGDVLVNLIILMDMYGFSLEEVLEGHREKLTHRFKNCT; this is translated from the coding sequence ATGTCGATTAACGAATCGAAAGTGTGGATTGAAAATTTTTACAAGCAGCGGAAGTGGTCGGAATACGGGCCGTTCGAGCGGGTCACCTTTTTGATGGAAGAGGTCGGGGAAATTGCGCAGGCGGTGCGCGCGTACGAAATTGGCAGGGATCGACCCGACGAGCATGCGAAGACACTGCAGGAGTTAGAAGATGATCTGCGTGAGGAGTGCGGCGACGTCCTCGTAAACTTAATTATTCTCATGGACATGTACGGATTCTCGTTAGAGGAAGTGTTAGAGGGGCACCGTGAAAAGCTCACGCACCGCTTTAAGAATTGTACGTAG
- a CDS encoding sensor histidine kinase encodes MSSFKGFIRAHMLQEQMSEGAAQKLKQINKNLSFFMEDVAHLSMYIYRHDAVQHILNKRAARDAIEKHADFKQMNHLFETVLGSKKWDVNVYVIGSNGDRYFTGEYLPPRYDRYEEQWGIFRKAKAADGAVVWDTHYSIRKVDQQEIVLSAARVLKDVDTGKVLGYIVIDILESALADIYRSTEGEQLFLLDAQGYVISSYPNKAPVGMKMAYDGLPRILKGDDGFFETDWQGAPHILVYDTAEATRFKVASFVPLQQISEKNDLIHKLTITIATLGLLLSALLAYFLSMTVTRPLERLTALMKDVEVGRLDVRFKAKYNDDIGMLGRSFNRMTVQLRQLIREGYKKQVRLKESELKALKAQINPHFLYNTLETVNWMAKMKGVTQISRIVVALAEMMRYAIKKTDDLVPIFANLS; translated from the coding sequence ATGTCCAGTTTTAAGGGGTTTATCCGAGCTCACATGCTGCAAGAACAAATGAGTGAAGGTGCAGCGCAAAAGTTAAAACAAATCAATAAAAACTTATCCTTTTTTATGGAAGATGTCGCCCATTTATCGATGTACATTTATCGCCATGACGCTGTACAACACATTTTGAACAAACGAGCGGCACGCGACGCAATTGAAAAACATGCCGATTTTAAGCAGATGAATCACTTGTTCGAGACGGTATTAGGGTCGAAAAAGTGGGACGTTAACGTGTACGTGATCGGTTCAAACGGCGATCGCTATTTTACCGGTGAGTACCTTCCGCCGCGCTATGACCGCTATGAGGAACAGTGGGGCATTTTTCGCAAAGCGAAAGCGGCGGACGGAGCTGTCGTGTGGGATACGCATTACAGCATCCGCAAAGTCGATCAACAAGAAATCGTGTTAAGTGCGGCACGCGTCTTAAAAGACGTAGACACGGGTAAGGTGCTCGGCTACATAGTGATCGATATTTTAGAATCGGCGCTTGCCGACATTTACCGTAGTACTGAAGGGGAGCAACTGTTTTTGCTCGATGCACAAGGTTACGTTATTTCTAGTTATCCAAACAAGGCGCCAGTAGGTATGAAGATGGCTTACGACGGTTTACCGCGCATTTTAAAAGGGGACGACGGTTTTTTTGAAACTGATTGGCAAGGTGCCCCGCACATTCTCGTCTACGATACAGCCGAAGCGACGCGCTTTAAAGTGGCTAGTTTTGTACCACTGCAACAAATTAGTGAAAAAAACGACCTCATCCACAAGTTGACGATTACGATCGCAACGTTAGGGTTGTTGTTGTCAGCGTTGTTAGCCTATTTTTTGTCGATGACGGTGACGAGACCGCTAGAGCGATTAACCGCTTTGATGAAAGACGTCGAAGTCGGGAGGCTTGATGTCCGCTTTAAGGCGAAGTACAACGACGATATCGGGATGCTCGGACGCAGTTTTAACCGAATGACGGTGCAGTTGCGTCAATTAATTCGCGAAGGGTATAAGAAACAAGTCCGGCTCAAAGAGTCCGAACTAAAGGCGCTTAAGGCGCAAATCAATCCGCACTTCCTATACAATACGTTGGAAACGGTTAATTGGATGGCAAAGATGAAGGGCGTTACACAAATTAGCCGCATTGTCGTCGCGCTTGCAGAAATGATGCGTTACGCCATCAAAAAGACAGATGATTTAGTGCCGATTTTCGCGAATTTAAGCTAG
- a CDS encoding FeoA family protein — MNHFPAKWTYEVSAMVLSEVPNGKTAVIVAFDQCDERLRRRLLDIGIDEGTAVTVVQKLPFKGPLHLKACGQSFGIRYADGCTIEVSG; from the coding sequence ATGAATCATTTTCCCGCTAAATGGACGTATGAGGTGAGTGCGATGGTGTTGTCTGAGGTACCAAACGGTAAAACGGCCGTGATCGTCGCCTTTGATCAATGCGATGAACGGTTGCGGCGGCGGTTGTTAGATATAGGAATTGACGAGGGAACGGCGGTGACGGTCGTGCAAAAACTGCCGTTTAAAGGGCCGTTACATTTGAAAGCGTGTGGGCAGTCGTTCGGCATTCGCTACGCAGACGGGTGCACGATCGAAGTGAGTGGTTGA
- a CDS encoding beta/alpha barrel domain-containing protein: protein MFKGDMERKRKLAIKKVWQAIDEHNGQTILSTGITGDDARIAKAVVDAGVKMLEPNHPAVALARGHQGVTTMHDAEHVRHDVNFSEMVDVVRGIRSVVGEEPFITVGVPGGFTETMPVPIADEDFFRISRAGTDGLHTHKCDLSDLEEIVKKAHDYGLLVDAYIAHPDDQHPFGIPARTPAEVAEAAKQMEAIGVDMIGLMTGMSYNGVKAGEIPDIIKERLEALITSVSVPTLAEGGINTTNYKAFRKTGVHVLVVGTSIDQMVQQSAQEVVKTFIS from the coding sequence ATGTTTAAAGGAGATATGGAGAGAAAACGTAAACTGGCGATTAAAAAAGTGTGGCAAGCGATTGACGAACACAACGGACAAACCATTTTAAGTACTGGTATTACTGGTGACGATGCGAGAATTGCGAAAGCGGTCGTCGATGCTGGCGTGAAGATGTTAGAGCCGAACCACCCAGCCGTCGCGCTCGCCCGCGGCCACCAAGGTGTGACGACGATGCACGATGCAGAGCATGTAAGGCACGATGTTAACTTTTCCGAAATGGTTGATGTCGTCCGAGGTATTCGCAGCGTTGTCGGGGAAGAACCGTTTATTACTGTCGGTGTGCCCGGGGGCTTTACAGAGACGATGCCAGTTCCGATTGCCGACGAAGACTTTTTCCGGATCTCGCGCGCTGGAACTGACGGGTTGCATACGCACAAGTGCGACCTGTCCGATTTAGAAGAGATTGTAAAAAAAGCGCATGACTACGGGCTGTTAGTCGACGCTTACATTGCCCATCCGGACGATCAACACCCGTTCGGAATACCGGCACGCACTCCTGCGGAAGTAGCAGAAGCAGCAAAACAGATGGAAGCGATCGGTGTCGACATGATCGGGTTGATGACCGGAATGAGTTACAACGGGGTAAAGGCGGGCGAAATACCAGATATCATTAAAGAGCGGTTAGAAGCGTTAATTACTTCTGTGTCGGTACCGACGTTGGCTGAAGGCGGCATTAATACGACGAACTATAAGGCCTTCCGAAAAACTGGAGTGCACGTCCTCGTTGTCGGCACATCGATCGATCAGATGGTTCAACAATCGGCACAAGAAGTTGTTAAGACGTTTATTTCATAA
- the feoB gene encoding ferrous iron transport protein B, whose amino-acid sequence MGHVQQPLPTHTRDEIALIGNPNIGKTSLFNILTDSYAYIGNWSGVTVEKKCGTLRKADGQLLDLPGTYSLHPLSEDEAIVMRYLLEGTAASFLNIVNAAQLIRNLYLTVQLLEYGKPVIIALNMMDVAERDGVEVDVQKLSRVLRTPVFPIVARTGKGVDALEAALGERVGGQFGGQVGEQFAGRISERVHAWTQPAFRLDYGVLEPSIARVEKLLPPTGLSPRWVALQLLEGNDAVFGYDKQLAALRPAIAEIVAEAGNELSDDVTDHIRAVRKQFVDSVLADAVCERGLGGPSLTDRLDALAMNRYVGIPIFFLLMFLMFKATFDWIGGPLSDGLEDFINGAFSDWVTSALQALAVTPFMQDLIVDGIIAGVGGVLVFFPQIFTLFFFISVFEDSGYMSRVAVVMDRLLEKVGLGGKSFIPMIIGFGCNVPAVMAARTIEHPKERLLTVLLTPLMSCSARLSIYTLFTVAFFRNHQAEIVFSLYVLGIVVALILAKLFSVLMFRQEKAAFIVELPPYRLPHAKTLLRSAWDKGKGFLRKAGTFIFAGSVVIWLLAYSGPGGLDVPIDDSFLAMIGGAIAPLLAPLGFGTWQAAAALLTGFLAKEVVVSTMNIIYAAPSLGALRDVLASQITPLGAYSFLVFTLLYVPCLATVAVIHRETGRQWKWTIFSIVYALAVAYLLSLLVYIGGGWLGFQ is encoded by the coding sequence ATGGGACACGTACAACAACCGCTTCCGACACATACACGTGATGAAATTGCGCTCATCGGCAACCCAAATATCGGCAAAACGTCACTGTTCAACATACTGACGGATTCATATGCATACATCGGTAACTGGTCAGGTGTCACCGTGGAGAAAAAGTGTGGCACGTTGCGCAAAGCGGACGGGCAGTTGCTCGATTTACCGGGGACGTACTCGCTGCACCCGCTGTCAGAAGACGAAGCGATCGTCATGCGCTATTTACTCGAGGGCACGGCGGCAAGTTTTTTAAACATCGTCAATGCGGCGCAACTGATCCGCAATTTGTATTTAACGGTGCAGTTGCTCGAGTACGGTAAGCCAGTCATCATCGCGTTGAACATGATGGACGTCGCGGAACGGGACGGGGTAGAAGTCGATGTGCAAAAACTGTCGCGCGTCTTAAGGACGCCGGTGTTCCCGATTGTGGCACGGACGGGTAAAGGGGTCGATGCGCTAGAAGCAGCGTTAGGCGAGCGGGTCGGTGGGCAATTTGGTGGACAGGTCGGTGAGCAGTTTGCTGGGCGGATCAGTGAGCGAGTGCACGCTTGGACACAACCGGCGTTCCGACTCGACTACGGAGTACTAGAACCGTCCATCGCACGCGTGGAGAAGCTATTGCCACCGACAGGATTGTCGCCGCGTTGGGTCGCATTGCAGTTGCTGGAAGGGAACGACGCGGTGTTTGGGTACGACAAACAGTTAGCGGCGCTGCGGCCGGCCATTGCCGAAATAGTCGCCGAGGCCGGTAACGAGTTGTCGGACGATGTGACTGATCACATTCGCGCGGTGCGCAAACAGTTTGTGGACTCCGTGTTAGCGGATGCGGTATGCGAGCGAGGGCTAGGCGGTCCGTCCCTCACTGACCGCCTCGATGCACTGGCGATGAATCGCTATGTCGGGATTCCGATCTTTTTCTTGCTCATGTTTCTCATGTTCAAAGCGACGTTCGATTGGATTGGCGGGCCACTTTCGGACGGTTTGGAGGACTTTATTAACGGGGCATTTAGCGATTGGGTCACCAGTGCGCTACAGGCGCTCGCGGTAACGCCGTTTATGCAAGATTTAATCGTCGACGGGATTATTGCCGGCGTCGGAGGCGTACTCGTCTTTTTCCCGCAAATTTTCACGCTGTTCTTCTTCATTTCTGTCTTTGAGGATTCGGGATACATGTCGCGCGTCGCCGTCGTTATGGACCGCTTGCTGGAGAAGGTCGGCTTAGGTGGAAAGTCGTTCATTCCGATGATTATCGGTTTCGGGTGTAACGTGCCCGCGGTCATGGCGGCGCGCACGATCGAACATCCTAAGGAGCGGCTGTTGACCGTGTTGCTAACGCCGCTCATGTCATGTTCCGCGCGGCTATCGATCTATACGTTATTTACGGTCGCCTTTTTTCGGAACCATCAAGCGGAGATCGTGTTTTCGCTATACGTGCTCGGCATTGTCGTTGCGCTCATCCTAGCAAAACTGTTCTCCGTGCTCATGTTTCGGCAAGAGAAAGCGGCGTTTATCGTAGAGTTGCCGCCATATCGCCTGCCACACGCTAAGACGTTGCTGCGCAGTGCGTGGGATAAAGGGAAAGGATTTTTGCGTAAAGCGGGGACGTTTATTTTTGCCGGTTCGGTCGTCATTTGGCTCCTCGCTTACTCCGGTCCCGGCGGGCTCGACGTGCCGATCGACGACAGCTTTTTAGCGATGATCGGCGGTGCGATCGCGCCTCTTTTGGCCCCGCTCGGGTTTGGTACGTGGCAAGCAGCGGCGGCGTTGTTGACCGGGTTTTTGGCGAAAGAGGTCGTCGTCTCGACGATGAACATTATTTACGCCGCACCGAGCTTAGGCGCGCTGCGCGACGTGCTCGCCAGTCAGATCACGCCGCTCGGCGCTTACAGTTTTTTAGTATTCACGCTGTTGTACGTGCCGTGTTTGGCGACGGTAGCCGTTATTCACCGCGAGACAGGGCGGCAATGGAAATGGACGATTTTCTCGATCGTGTACGCACTCGCCGTCGCTTACTTGTTGTCGCTGCTCGTTTACATTGGCGGCGGTTGGCTCGGGTTTCAATAG